The following are encoded together in the Sphingomonas insulae genome:
- a CDS encoding polysaccharide biosynthesis/export family protein, whose amino-acid sequence MALPGRIGRMRGRAAAALLAAAWLAQGCAESPVTAAMAPPQAAAVPQPANDAYRIAPGDEIAVTFPYNAELDHAGPVGPDGRFAMPLVGNIPLEGRTIDEVAALISTDLRRQGVVEDARPTVAIRQYGAVIYVGGEVRQPGAIKLTQAMDPMQAVITAGGMLDTAKTRQIVVIHRTPEGTIVQRHADLRRYTKHGEATGIALHPQDIVFVPRSSIAEADLWIDQHINKLLPFSRSLNYSLGNNAVVTR is encoded by the coding sequence ATGGCGTTACCGGGACGGATCGGTCGGATGCGAGGCAGGGCGGCGGCGGCGCTGTTGGCGGCGGCCTGGCTGGCGCAGGGCTGCGCGGAATCGCCGGTCACCGCCGCCATGGCACCGCCGCAGGCCGCCGCGGTGCCGCAGCCGGCGAACGATGCCTATCGCATCGCGCCGGGCGACGAGATCGCGGTCACCTTCCCCTACAACGCCGAACTCGACCATGCCGGCCCGGTCGGCCCGGACGGTCGCTTCGCGATGCCGCTGGTCGGCAACATCCCGCTGGAAGGCCGCACGATCGACGAGGTCGCGGCCCTCATCTCGACCGACCTGCGCCGTCAGGGCGTCGTCGAGGATGCCCGGCCGACGGTGGCGATCCGCCAATATGGCGCGGTGATCTACGTCGGCGGCGAAGTGCGCCAGCCCGGCGCGATCAAGCTGACCCAGGCGATGGACCCGATGCAGGCGGTCATCACCGCCGGCGGCATGCTCGACACGGCGAAGACGCGGCAGATCGTGGTGATCCACCGCACGCCGGAGGGGACGATCGTCCAGCGCCACGCCGACCTGCGGCGCTACACCAAACATGGCGAGGCGACCGGCATCGCTTTGCACCCACAGGACATCGTCTTCGTACCGCGCTCGTCGATCGCCGAGGCGGACCTTTGGATAGACCAGCATATCAACAAGCTGCTGCCGTTCAGCCGCAGCCTGAACTACAGTCTTGGCAACAACGCGGTGGTCACGCGCTAG
- a CDS encoding glycoside hydrolase family 44 protein has product MTRQRRVAIAILFAALPLSVGAWIGGKASANGPVRIAIDAGADRHAISPLIYGSSFASPEAARDLKLALDRSGGNSASLYDWRTEARGAGRDWFFESLPIAADDAAQYGARFVVEAKAGGAEPIVTVPMTGWAATLAADGGKRAAFSVARYGPQAAVDRAGLPDAGNGVRPDGRPITGNDPHDAAHPVPITDTRAWIRGLVARFGPAAQGGIRYYAMDNETTRWHDIHRDVLPVGLHAREQLQRTIAYARMVKSVDPTARIMAPEAWGWGEYRYSGFDQQWGDAKGYDALPDRTSQTGGMDLLPWLLTGWRAAGFPVDVVSVHFYPQGGEFRGDGHDDVSSAMQALRNRSTRLLWDRSYRDTNWIADTVALIPRLRDWVSTYYRAGTPVAITEYDWGAAQHMNGATAQADVLGIFGREGLAMAARWMTPPTGSPAYLAMKLFRNADGRGAGFGETSVATRAPDPDTVAAFGALRASDGALTVVAINKTMADAKAVSLTLARFAAHGRVTGMRVIDGRLVPLPPSRFAGGTLDVQLPAQSITLFEMHPDDR; this is encoded by the coding sequence ATGACCCGGCAGCGTCGCGTCGCAATTGCGATACTGTTCGCCGCGCTACCGCTGTCGGTCGGGGCGTGGATCGGCGGCAAGGCCTCGGCGAACGGACCGGTGCGGATCGCCATCGACGCGGGCGCCGACCGGCATGCGATCAGCCCGCTGATCTACGGCTCCAGCTTCGCCAGCCCCGAAGCCGCGCGCGACCTGAAGCTCGCGCTCGACCGGTCCGGCGGCAACAGCGCATCGCTATACGACTGGCGTACCGAGGCGCGGGGCGCGGGCCGCGACTGGTTTTTCGAAAGCCTGCCGATCGCCGCGGACGATGCCGCGCAATATGGCGCACGCTTCGTGGTCGAGGCAAAGGCCGGGGGCGCCGAACCGATCGTCACCGTGCCAATGACCGGCTGGGCCGCTACGCTGGCTGCCGATGGCGGCAAGCGGGCGGCGTTTTCCGTCGCGCGCTACGGTCCGCAGGCCGCGGTCGACCGCGCCGGCCTGCCCGATGCGGGCAACGGCGTGCGACCCGACGGCCGGCCGATCACCGGCAACGACCCACACGACGCCGCCCATCCGGTGCCGATCACCGACACCCGCGCCTGGATCCGGGGCCTCGTCGCCCGTTTCGGCCCGGCCGCGCAGGGCGGCATCCGCTATTACGCGATGGATAACGAGACCACGCGGTGGCACGACATCCACCGCGACGTCCTCCCCGTTGGCTTGCATGCGCGCGAGCAGCTGCAACGGACGATCGCTTATGCGCGCATGGTCAAGTCGGTCGATCCCACCGCCCGGATCATGGCGCCGGAGGCGTGGGGCTGGGGGGAATATCGCTACAGCGGTTTCGACCAGCAATGGGGCGATGCGAAGGGCTATGACGCGCTGCCCGATCGCACCAGCCAGACCGGTGGCATGGACCTGCTGCCATGGCTGCTGACCGGCTGGCGCGCGGCCGGGTTTCCGGTCGATGTCGTCAGCGTCCATTTCTATCCTCAGGGCGGCGAATTTCGCGGCGATGGCCATGACGACGTCTCGTCGGCGATGCAGGCGCTCCGCAACCGTTCGACACGGCTGCTGTGGGATCGCAGCTATCGCGACACCAACTGGATCGCCGACACCGTCGCGCTGATCCCGCGGCTGCGCGACTGGGTGTCGACCTATTATCGTGCCGGCACACCGGTCGCGATCACCGAATATGACTGGGGCGCGGCACAGCACATGAACGGCGCGACGGCGCAGGCCGACGTACTCGGCATCTTCGGCCGCGAAGGGCTGGCGATGGCGGCGCGGTGGATGACACCGCCGACCGGCAGCCCCGCCTATCTGGCGATGAAGCTGTTCCGCAACGCCGACGGGCGGGGCGCCGGTTTCGGCGAAACCAGTGTCGCGACCCGCGCGCCCGATCCGGATACCGTCGCCGCATTCGGCGCGTTGCGCGCCAGCGACGGCGCACTCACCGTCGTGGCGATCAACAAGACGATGGCGGATGCGAAGGCGGTATCGCTGACACTCGCCCGCTTCGCCGCGCACGGCCGGGTCACCGGCATGCGCGTCATCGACGGGCGCCTCGTCCCCCTGCCCCCTTCCCGCTTTGCCGGCGGCACGCTCGACGTGCAACTGCCCGCGCAAAGCATCACCCTGTTCGAAATGCACCCCGATGATCGCTGA
- a CDS encoding lipopolysaccharide biosynthesis protein, with protein MIADALGRLRSRHGGSMVTTATRLIDIPCRYGMHLMIALRLPLDQVGAFYIVFGTMSLASGLGRLGVDRALTREMARALAHGDVATARAALKRATLIVLALSLALSALTAAAAWPIAALVMHKPAMTPLFLLGALTIVPLNLSSVVAGALAGLHRVTESQIVYTWLWPGMFCIAAFFLPLDVHLALLAVGFGMTMAMLIGGMLLFRHLPAAPAQGGAAAPAHGPLLTTGLSLFSMELVQLLISAAPPFVIGALSSTDAVGLYAIAWRVVLVIYMFVSGVASMVSPRFARLYMLGDHAGLRREASRAIGFALALAILPILLVTLEPARILKLFGAHFAPAASTLRILLVGQLAATLTTTTPELLGMTGYARSLLRINALAFVTLIAGLVCFVPGLGADGAAIATAATMLVNAIGGTIVAQRQLGFVPLGALYASLTGRRTLTA; from the coding sequence ATGATCGCTGATGCCCTCGGCCGCCTGCGCTCCCGTCACGGCGGATCGATGGTCACCACCGCGACACGGCTGATCGACATCCCGTGCCGATACGGCATGCACCTGATGATCGCGCTGCGGCTGCCGCTGGATCAGGTCGGCGCCTTCTACATCGTGTTCGGCACGATGTCGCTCGCCTCCGGGCTGGGGCGGCTGGGCGTCGATCGCGCCCTCACCCGCGAAATGGCGCGGGCACTGGCGCATGGCGACGTCGCGACCGCGCGCGCGGCGCTGAAGCGGGCGACGCTGATCGTGCTCGCGCTGTCGCTGGCTCTGTCGGCCCTGACCGCGGCGGCGGCATGGCCGATCGCCGCGCTGGTCATGCACAAGCCGGCGATGACGCCGCTGTTCCTGCTCGGCGCGCTGACGATCGTCCCGCTCAACCTGTCGAGCGTGGTCGCGGGCGCCCTTGCCGGGTTGCACCGCGTCACCGAAAGCCAGATCGTCTACACCTGGCTATGGCCGGGGATGTTCTGCATCGCCGCATTCTTCCTGCCGCTGGACGTCCATCTGGCGCTGCTCGCAGTCGGATTCGGCATGACGATGGCGATGCTGATCGGCGGCATGCTGCTGTTCCGCCATTTGCCGGCCGCACCGGCGCAGGGTGGCGCCGCCGCGCCTGCCCACGGACCGCTGCTGACCACCGGCCTCTCGCTGTTCAGCATGGAACTGGTGCAATTGCTCATCAGCGCCGCGCCGCCCTTCGTTATCGGCGCCTTGTCGTCGACCGACGCAGTCGGCCTGTATGCGATCGCATGGCGGGTCGTGCTGGTAATCTACATGTTCGTCAGCGGCGTCGCATCGATGGTCTCGCCGCGCTTCGCCCGGCTCTACATGCTCGGCGACCACGCCGGACTGCGTCGCGAGGCGAGCCGCGCGATCGGTTTCGCGCTCGCGCTGGCGATCTTGCCGATCCTGCTGGTGACGCTGGAGCCGGCGCGCATCCTGAAGCTGTTCGGGGCACATTTTGCGCCGGCCGCATCGACGTTGCGCATCCTGCTGGTCGGCCAGCTGGCGGCGACGCTGACGACGACGACCCCCGAACTGCTCGGCATGACCGGCTATGCGCGGTCGTTGCTGCGGATCAACGCACTGGCGTTCGTCACGCTGATCGCCGGGCTGGTCTGCTTCGTGCCGGGCCTGGGCGCGGATGGAGCCGCCATTGCCACGGCGGCGACGATGCTGGTCAATGCGATCGGCGGGACGATCGTGGCGCAGCGGCAGCTCGGCTTCGTGCCGCTCGGCGCGCTCTACGCTTCGCTGACGGGGCGGCGGACGCTGACCGCCTGA
- a CDS encoding NAD-dependent epimerase/dehydratase family protein: MMRVLVLGADGFVGRRAIAALAASDWATPIAGSRRVREGTGVARIAVDATDRQALASALDGIDAVVNCVGGNASVIRRNAEALFAAAGSRRIVHLSSMAVYGSATGTITESAPLLADTGSYATAKAAAERLAADTDTVLLRPGCIYGAGSVQWSCAITALLARRRIGDLGRRGDGYSNLVHVDDVARAIVAALRSDSAGAAYNLAMADAPDWNAYFLAVARANGLVPVRRVPAWQLRGETTMLAIPLGLARRATRQAPPPIPAWLATLWQRDIRLDPTRAERELGMRWTPLAAGVAEAAQAVSVRRPVSEA; the protein is encoded by the coding sequence ATGATGCGCGTTCTGGTATTGGGCGCCGACGGGTTCGTCGGACGCCGGGCGATCGCGGCGCTGGCGGCGAGCGATTGGGCGACGCCGATCGCCGGCAGCCGCCGCGTCCGCGAGGGCACCGGGGTCGCTCGCATCGCGGTCGACGCCACCGACCGGCAAGCGCTGGCATCGGCGCTCGACGGCATCGACGCGGTCGTCAATTGCGTCGGCGGCAACGCGTCGGTGATCCGCCGCAATGCCGAGGCGCTGTTCGCCGCAGCGGGATCGCGACGGATCGTCCACCTCAGTTCGATGGCGGTCTATGGCAGCGCCACCGGCACGATCACCGAAAGCGCGCCATTGCTCGCGGACACCGGCAGTTACGCCACGGCGAAGGCGGCGGCGGAACGCTTGGCGGCGGATACCGATACGGTCCTGCTGCGCCCCGGCTGCATCTATGGCGCGGGCAGCGTCCAATGGTCCTGCGCGATCACGGCGCTGCTCGCCCGTCGTCGCATCGGTGACCTTGGCCGGCGGGGCGATGGCTACAGCAACCTCGTCCATGTCGACGATGTCGCGCGCGCCATCGTCGCCGCGTTGCGTAGCGATAGTGCCGGCGCGGCCTATAATTTGGCGATGGCGGATGCGCCCGACTGGAACGCCTATTTCCTGGCGGTCGCGCGGGCAAACGGACTGGTCCCGGTGCGGCGCGTGCCGGCGTGGCAATTGCGCGGCGAAACGACGATGCTCGCCATCCCGCTCGGACTCGCCCGGCGGGCGACGCGGCAGGCGCCGCCGCCGATCCCGGCGTGGCTGGCGACCCTGTGGCAGCGCGACATCCGGCTCGACCCGACGCGGGCCGAGCGCGAATTGGGCATGCGCTGGACCCCGCTCGCCGCCGGCGTCGCCGAGGCGGCTCAGGCGGTCAGCGTCCGCCGCCCCGTCAGCGAAGCGTAG
- a CDS encoding FAD-dependent oxidoreductase, protein MIIDSKELDDGATLRADICIVGGGAVGIAMALALAGKGRDVLLVEAGGTVREDAIQKAYRGTVVDPALHSPLIDYRERRLGGTTTIWGGRCMPLDPIDFTRRAWIPASGWPIDADTLAPYYPAANRLCEAGAFDYRADSALRAGARAMIGGFAGTAYTTDRLERFSCPTDFGTRYRERLAAARDVRVVLKAAVQAIGLDPAGQRVATLTLRDPAGRTFTVTAGDVVLGAGGLETTRLLLASRDVHPHGIGNHHDVLGRYYMSHLAGTIGTVHFADPDRVWHGYDVAEDGTYCRRRLALGEDAQRDHRIGNFVARLHHPRIADPGHRTGVLSALFLGRMLVPRLYRQRLAGSGGNGLRDTVEHAINVARQPSAVARFAWQALVDRRLAERKFPSIVVVPRSGRYSLDFHAEQEPQHASRVYLGTERDAWGMPRLVADWRYSAGDVTTVKTALALLAEDLARGGCGRFDYDPDEVEREMTRYGAYPGHHIGLVRMGDDPRHSMVDPDCRIHGIANLYIAGAAVFPTSSQANPTLTAVALALRLADRLLAKPCREAGAVT, encoded by the coding sequence GTGATCATCGATAGCAAAGAGCTGGACGACGGCGCTACGCTGCGCGCCGATATCTGCATCGTGGGCGGCGGCGCGGTGGGGATCGCCATGGCACTCGCGCTTGCGGGCAAGGGCCGCGACGTGCTGCTGGTCGAGGCGGGCGGCACCGTGCGCGAGGATGCGATCCAGAAGGCGTATCGCGGCACCGTCGTCGACCCGGCGCTGCACAGCCCGCTGATCGATTATCGCGAACGCCGGCTCGGCGGCACGACCACGATCTGGGGCGGGCGCTGCATGCCGCTGGACCCGATCGACTTCACACGGCGCGCATGGATTCCCGCGAGCGGCTGGCCGATCGATGCCGACACGCTGGCACCATATTACCCCGCGGCCAACCGCCTCTGCGAGGCGGGAGCATTCGACTATCGCGCCGACAGCGCCCTTCGCGCCGGCGCGCGGGCGATGATCGGCGGTTTTGCCGGCACCGCGTACACGACCGATCGCCTTGAGCGATTCAGCTGCCCGACCGACTTCGGCACGCGGTATCGTGAGCGGCTGGCGGCGGCACGCGACGTCCGCGTCGTGCTGAAGGCGGCAGTACAGGCGATCGGGCTCGATCCCGCCGGGCAGCGCGTCGCGACACTGACGCTGCGGGACCCGGCGGGCCGGACCTTCACGGTGACCGCGGGCGATGTGGTGCTGGGCGCTGGCGGGCTGGAGACGACGCGGCTGTTGCTGGCGAGCCGCGACGTGCATCCACACGGCATCGGCAATCATCACGACGTGCTCGGCCGCTATTATATGAGCCATCTCGCCGGGACGATCGGGACGGTGCACTTCGCCGATCCGGACCGCGTCTGGCATGGTTACGATGTCGCCGAAGACGGCACCTATTGCCGCCGGCGACTGGCGCTGGGCGAGGACGCGCAGCGCGACCATCGCATCGGCAATTTCGTGGCGCGGCTGCACCACCCGCGCATCGCCGATCCCGGACATCGCACGGGCGTGTTGTCGGCGCTGTTCCTCGGGCGAATGCTGGTGCCGCGGCTGTATCGCCAGCGGCTGGCGGGCAGCGGCGGTAATGGCCTGCGCGACACGGTGGAGCATGCGATCAACGTCGCCCGCCAGCCGTCGGCGGTCGCCCGGTTCGCCTGGCAGGCGCTGGTCGATCGCCGGCTTGCCGAGCGTAAATTCCCGTCGATCGTCGTCGTGCCGCGCAGTGGGCGATACAGCCTGGATTTCCACGCCGAGCAGGAACCGCAGCACGCGAGCCGCGTGTATCTGGGGACCGAGCGCGATGCGTGGGGCATGCCGCGGCTGGTGGCGGACTGGCGCTATTCCGCGGGCGACGTCACCACGGTGAAGACCGCGCTCGCCCTGCTCGCCGAGGATCTGGCGCGGGGGGGCTGTGGCCGGTTCGACTATGATCCCGATGAGGTCGAGCGCGAGATGACGCGCTACGGCGCCTATCCCGGACATCACATCGGCTTGGTCCGGATGGGGGACGATCCGCGCCATAGCATGGTCGATCCGGATTGCCGGATTCACGGCATCGCCAACCTGTACATCGCGGGGGCTGCGGTATTCCCGACGTCCAGTCAGGCCAATCCGACGCTGACCGCGGTCGCACTGGCGCTGCGCCTTGCCGACCGGCTGCTGGCGAAACCCTGTCGTGAAGCGGGAGCCGTGACATGA
- a CDS encoding WecB/TagA/CpsF family glycosyltransferase: MIALPDGVQDIEHLPTQATRPKAPYTGVERRVRKPVLGMRIRDFDSGQSARYMLGTRRSAAEGVGLFVTPNIQHVALAREDGEFRTAVESAQIIVADGFPVFRFARLRGLSLPGRVAGREVIERMFEDPAPLAGHRGYFVVDTDETASLIEAWVARDIPGFACRTHVPPFGFDRDVAQCAALADEVTRFDTTLLFLCIGAPKSEVFVHRHRALLPPCWALCVGQSFRLMLGTTTPPPALMVRLNLEWLWRIMLEPRRMLRRYGPSTIGFLRAARADLTRR, from the coding sequence TTGATCGCCCTGCCGGACGGAGTACAGGACATCGAGCACCTTCCGACGCAGGCGACCCGGCCCAAGGCACCCTATACCGGCGTCGAACGGCGCGTCCGCAAGCCCGTCCTCGGCATGCGCATACGCGACTTCGATTCCGGACAGAGCGCCCGCTACATGCTCGGGACCAGACGGTCTGCCGCAGAAGGGGTCGGCCTGTTCGTCACACCCAACATCCAGCACGTCGCGCTGGCGCGCGAGGATGGCGAATTCCGCACGGCGGTGGAAAGCGCGCAGATCATCGTCGCCGACGGATTCCCGGTCTTTCGCTTCGCCCGGCTTCGCGGCCTGTCGCTGCCCGGCCGCGTCGCCGGTCGCGAAGTCATCGAGCGCATGTTCGAGGACCCCGCCCCCCTCGCCGGCCATCGCGGCTATTTCGTCGTCGATACGGACGAAACCGCCTCGCTGATCGAGGCATGGGTCGCGCGGGACATCCCCGGTTTCGCCTGCCGCACGCACGTACCGCCATTCGGCTTCGACCGCGATGTCGCACAATGCGCCGCGCTGGCGGACGAGGTGACGCGGTTCGACACGACCTTGCTGTTCCTGTGCATCGGCGCACCCAAGAGCGAGGTGTTCGTCCATCGCCACCGCGCGTTGCTGCCGCCGTGCTGGGCATTGTGCGTCGGTCAGTCGTTCCGGCTCATGCTCGGCACCACCACCCCGCCCCCGGCGCTGATGGTCCGGCTGAACCTCGAATGGCTGTGGCGCATCATGCTGGAGCCGCGGCGGATGCTGCGCCGCTACGGGCCCAGCACCATCGGCTTCCTGCGCGCCGCCCGCGCCGACCTCACGCGGCGTTGA
- a CDS encoding acyl carrier protein translates to MERTLRAILDDVGGLARPADSLSTRDDLFVAGLTSFATVGVMLAIEDEFDVAFPDALLVRSTFVSIDALSAAITSIRDEARAA, encoded by the coding sequence TTGGAACGTACCCTTCGCGCCATTCTCGACGACGTCGGCGGACTTGCCCGCCCGGCCGACAGCCTGTCGACCCGTGACGACCTGTTCGTCGCTGGCCTGACGTCGTTTGCGACCGTCGGCGTGATGCTGGCGATCGAGGACGAATTCGACGTCGCCTTTCCCGATGCGCTGCTGGTCCGCTCGACCTTCGTCAGCATCGATGCGCTCAGCGCCGCAATCACGTCGATCCGGGATGAAGCGCGTGCTGCATGA
- a CDS encoding acyl-CoA dehydrogenase family protein: protein MKRVLHDPVTGGDPLAAGIARVVAVAAEYADAVDREGRFPHEAVQALREEGLFGAMVPVSLGGHGATLAELAGQTQQLARVCASTAMVYAMHHSQLACIVGHGLDQPWHRAFAERIASEQLLLASITSEVGIGGDTRSSLCAVEVADGRLTLVKQAPTVSYGAYADAFLVTARAHADAVASEQVMVTIPREQAEMEPTGSWDALGMRGTCSIGFTFRAEGVPEQVLPASFAEISAEVMVPVSHLLWSAAWTGIAVEALSRARQFLRAQARRSRGVVPPGAARLVRASGEIDGLRARLAPLIAQFDACSPLVDGAPAMSAEEAHWPTGMACGAALNMLKLDVSETCYDVVMEAMRICGMAGYKNGSEFSIGRHLRDIISAQLMINNDRIAATTGQLLLAQRTDLGTI, encoded by the coding sequence ATGAAGCGCGTGCTGCATGATCCGGTGACCGGCGGCGATCCGCTGGCGGCCGGGATCGCCCGCGTCGTCGCCGTCGCGGCGGAATACGCCGACGCGGTCGATCGCGAGGGTCGCTTCCCGCACGAGGCCGTTCAGGCATTGCGCGAGGAAGGATTGTTCGGCGCGATGGTCCCCGTCTCGCTGGGCGGCCATGGCGCGACGCTCGCCGAACTCGCCGGCCAGACGCAGCAGCTCGCCCGGGTCTGTGCATCGACCGCAATGGTCTATGCGATGCACCACAGCCAGCTCGCCTGCATCGTCGGCCACGGCCTGGACCAGCCATGGCACCGGGCGTTCGCGGAACGCATCGCTAGCGAACAGTTGCTTCTCGCCTCGATCACGTCCGAAGTCGGCATCGGCGGGGACACCCGGTCCAGCCTGTGCGCGGTGGAAGTGGCGGATGGCCGCCTGACGCTGGTCAAGCAGGCGCCGACCGTATCCTACGGCGCCTATGCCGACGCCTTCCTGGTCACCGCCCGCGCGCACGCCGATGCGGTCGCGTCGGAACAGGTGATGGTGACGATCCCGCGCGAACAGGCCGAGATGGAGCCGACCGGCAGCTGGGACGCGCTGGGCATGCGCGGCACCTGCAGCATCGGCTTCACCTTCAGGGCGGAAGGCGTTCCCGAACAGGTCCTGCCCGCCTCGTTCGCAGAGATTTCGGCCGAGGTGATGGTGCCAGTGTCGCATCTGCTCTGGAGCGCCGCCTGGACGGGCATCGCGGTCGAGGCCCTGTCGCGCGCCCGCCAGTTCCTGCGCGCGCAGGCGCGTCGCAGCCGCGGCGTCGTGCCGCCGGGCGCGGCGCGGCTGGTCCGCGCATCGGGTGAGATCGATGGCCTGCGCGCGCGCCTGGCGCCATTGATCGCGCAATTCGACGCCTGCTCGCCGCTGGTCGACGGCGCGCCGGCGATGTCTGCGGAAGAGGCGCACTGGCCGACCGGCATGGCCTGCGGCGCCGCGCTCAACATGCTCAAGCTCGACGTGTCCGAGACCTGTTACGATGTCGTGATGGAGGCGATGCGCATCTGCGGCATGGCCGGGTACAAGAACGGCAGCGAATTCAGCATCGGCCGGCACCTGCGCGACATCATCTCGGCGCAGCTGATGATCAACAACGACCGCATTGCAGCGACCACCGGGCAATTGCTCCTCGCGCAACGCACCGATCTGGGAACGATCTGA
- a CDS encoding amino acid--[acyl-carrier-protein] ligase, which yields MHTSFRSRLVAAGILFPTGVDGLWGRNGTFEAIYDGLERAITRAGLDDKAEVMRFPPAMAQKTFEKSGYMKNFPHFAGTVHCFCGDDRAHHKLMGQMERGEDWMENQQPADLVLTPAACYSVYPIVAQRGVLADDGHLVDVASYCFRHEPSLEPTRLQLFRMREYVRIGTPAQVLAFREDWMERGQAFARSLGLPFEVEVANDPFFGRAGKLMADSQRMQNLKFELLIPVNDGAGPTACLSFNYHMSYFGDTWDIRTPDGEPAQTACCAFGMERLVLALLRHHGFDLADWPAEVRDTLGLG from the coding sequence ATGCACACCAGCTTCCGCAGCCGGCTCGTCGCCGCCGGTATCCTGTTCCCGACCGGCGTCGACGGCCTGTGGGGTCGAAACGGCACGTTCGAGGCGATCTACGACGGACTGGAGCGCGCGATCACGCGCGCCGGGCTGGACGACAAGGCCGAGGTGATGCGCTTCCCGCCGGCGATGGCGCAGAAGACGTTCGAGAAGAGCGGCTACATGAAGAACTTCCCGCATTTCGCGGGGACGGTGCACTGTTTCTGCGGCGACGATCGCGCCCACCACAAGCTGATGGGCCAGATGGAACGCGGCGAGGATTGGATGGAGAACCAGCAGCCCGCCGACCTCGTGCTGACGCCCGCCGCTTGTTATTCGGTCTATCCGATCGTCGCGCAGCGCGGCGTGCTGGCGGACGATGGCCATCTGGTCGACGTCGCATCCTATTGTTTCCGCCACGAACCCTCGCTGGAGCCGACCCGGCTGCAGCTGTTCCGGATGCGCGAATATGTCCGCATCGGCACGCCCGCGCAGGTGCTCGCCTTCCGCGAGGACTGGATGGAGCGTGGGCAGGCGTTCGCGCGCTCGCTCGGCCTGCCGTTCGAGGTGGAGGTGGCGAACGATCCGTTCTTCGGTCGCGCCGGCAAGCTGATGGCCGACAGCCAGCGCATGCAGAACCTGAAGTTCGAGCTGCTGATCCCGGTCAACGACGGCGCCGGGCCGACCGCCTGCCTCAGCTTCAACTATCACATGAGCTATTTCGGCGACACGTGGGACATCCGCACGCCCGATGGCGAACCGGCCCAGACCGCGTGCTGCGCCTTCGGCATGGAACGGCTGGTGTTGGCGCTGTTGCGTCACCACGGCTTCGACTTGGCCGACTGGCCCGCCGAGGTCCGCGACACACTCGGCCTCGGCTGA